In Peromyscus eremicus chromosome X, PerEre_H2_v1, whole genome shotgun sequence, the sequence CATCATCAAACTTAATGAAGTAGACAGATGGCTTGGCCACCACCTGATGGATGAAAATGCCGGTTCTCTTCGATCCGTCGTCTTTGGCGTGTTCCACCTGCTTGCCCACGAGGCTGTCGAGCACCTCCCCAGGCTCCTGTTCTGCTGTAGGGAAGTAGTAGTTGGAATCTGGAATGATACGCAGGTCACCGTCTTTGTAGTCATCCAGCAAGGTGTACATATAGAGGACCGGATCTTTCTCGTAGGTGATGTAAAACCAGGTATCCATTATGGGAGCTCGTGCCAACACCATACCCTTCCACTCATCTTTCTTGCCATGCTCACCTTCGAACACATGTCCAACTGCTTTCCCAACCAGGGAATCTGCCAGGCGAGAATCAACGCGAGGAGAAGGAACTCTCTCAGGAAGAACTTCCAGCGCCAAAACTCTCTTATCTCTGTGCAGTTCTAGTCCGTACACACTGTCTTTGCCGTCATATTTAATTATATACAGCGTGGGCTTCACGGAAACCTGCTCGAGCACGGTACCCTTCCATTGCTCCACTGGTTCGTTGCCTTCTTTCCAGCCGTGTTGAATGCGGCAGCCCACGATGTTCCGATGAGTGAGGAAAGTGGGCTTTCGCCGCTGCTTCTTGTGAGTGTGCCTCTTCTTCATCAGGTACGCGGACACACCATCCACCCCAGTAGGAGGCACGGTCGGAGGAGACATGGCTCAAGGCTTCGGTGGCCGAAGCAAAGCTGCCCTTCGCTTAACAAGCTGACAAATAGTCGCCACTACCCAACGGGAGATATTTTTCGCGACCGGAGAGACTATGTCCGTCCTCTCTTCTTCAGATTTTGTCAGAAACGAGCTGACTGAGAACTGAGACAGAGAGTGCCTCTCACTAGTTCGTCCTCCTCCTTTAGGGAGGGGTGATTGCAGTAGTGATGGCTAGAGAGAGATGGCGGGCTCCCGGGTTCTGTCCGCGCCTGGCGCCTTCCCTGACTCCCAAGCCCAAGTCCCAGCCAGAATCCGCCACTTAGCTGTTGTTGTCAATGCTGCTGTGGTCGCAGAACGGCAGCAGAGAAGAAGACGACAGTCAACGTGGACAAGAGATGACAGGGATGGTTGCAGCAACGAAAGTGCAGGCAGTGGCACGTCTTCCAGCAGTTTGCGCGGCCTGGTCTTGGCAGCGCTTGTCAGCTTGGCCAATCTGCGGAACTGGGATTTTTGTTGCTTCGggaatcctcctcctcctctaagcccgccctctcctttcctccaccCCTCCCGCTTCCGTCCTGCCTTCCGCTCTTGGGGCAGCCACACGGACACAGGCACTCTCCTTTACtcttgcccccccacccccacccgttCACTCCCATCGGAGCCAGACAGTACGGCTCCCCCCTCCCCTACCGGCTGTCTGCTGCCCAACTGCATACTTCACTGAGGCTCCATCTGCTTTCTATCTTCCAGGAATTCCTcacaagcagaaaaagaaaagagaaaaagaaaaagaaaaaaaaaatacgcGGAGGGGAAGAAATTGTATATACAAATCTACAATTTCGTTCATTTTTAAGGGATTTGAAACGGGAGTGGGGAAAGGCCGTACACAGTCCACCATGTTAACTTAAACTCTCCTTTATATTTTCTACCCGATCATCCGTCGTAAcagtttttaatgttttcctaAATGTAAAGGAAATACACTGGAATttgatttttctgaaataaaaaaataaaactaatcgCACAAGCTAGGCAAACACTAAAATGTTTATTAAGCTGATTTCTCTTATTAATATATATGTTCTATAATCTTATATATTTGAGAAcatatttatatacttttatacTTACTTTGTCATTTATATCGTGAGTATTTTTGAAGTTATTAAGTACTCTGGAAACacgattttttttgttgttgtttttaggggtttttttgtttgttttttgagacagggtttctctgcttagccctggctgtccggaaagtcgctctctagaccaggcgggcctcgaactcagagatcctcctgtctctgccttcccagttctgggattaaaggtgtgcaccaccatgcctggctagtaaCACAATTTTAATGGTTCCATATGTGAACATAAAAAACACAGCTCTCATCTCAAATTTTATTCTGGAGTCAAGTATGAGTGACCGAGACCCAAGACTACAAATTTAGGTTACCCTAAATTCTATGTTCCAATGTGATAACAGTTTCATGAAGattgttgttgtttattcatATTATCCTACGTgtatgcatgatgtgtgtgtgtgtgtgtgttgggaggagtTGAGGTGGAGGCCATGCCACATGCATAAGTGGAAATCAGAAGATACCATCATGTAGTGACTTTCTTCCTTCTACTTTTACTTGAATTCcatggattgaacccaggtccacaaGCTTATGCCACAAGTGAACTAAGCCTCTTACTCGACTGACCTCGTGAAAGTTTATCGCGACAAAACAAAGAGAACTATAAATCAAGAAACTTTTAGAATACGTTGGTGGGAGCCTGGGGTAGGTGTGTTACAGCAAACTGGAGAAACCTGTGCAGTAGGCTTCAGATACTATCTGACAGCATTCCCAACCTTTGGGTCAGTGAAAGCTGAGGAACTGTGCACACATTCCAAAGGAACTTACCTAACAGCGGAAGAATGATAAGTCACAACCGGAGATGAACAAATGGCCATTTTGGCCGGGAGGGTTAAGATAGTTCAGATAAAGTGTCCCTGGAGCTGCAGCAGCTGAAGATCTACGTGATACTCAAGTCTTAATCATCCATGTGCAATGGTCAACGGATGTGTGACTTT encodes:
- the Spin4 gene encoding spindlin-4 encodes the protein MSPPTVPPTGVDGVSAYLMKKRHTHKKQRRKPTFLTHRNIVGCRIQHGWKEGNEPVEQWKGTVLEQVSVKPTLYIIKYDGKDSVYGLELHRDKRVLALEVLPERVPSPRVDSRLADSLVGKAVGHVFEGEHGKKDEWKGMVLARAPIMDTWFYITYEKDPVLYMYTLLDDYKDGDLRIIPDSNYYFPTAEQEPGEVLDSLVGKQVEHAKDDGSKRTGIFIHQVVAKPSVYFIKFDDDIHIYVYGLVKTP